The following are encoded together in the Balaenoptera acutorostrata chromosome 9, mBalAcu1.1, whole genome shotgun sequence genome:
- the LRRC55 gene encoding leucine-rich repeat-containing protein 55 yields the protein MDTAPAPMGSLQHRSCQQPKMGDTWSQLPWPGPPRPAVLLVSLILAAGVMPSDASTSCPVLCTCHNQVVDCSSQRLFSVPPDLPTDARNLSLAHNRIAAVPPGYLACYMELRVLDLRNNSLVELPAGLFLHAKRLAHLDLSYNNLSHVPADMFQAAHGLVHIDLSHNPGLRRVHPRAFQGLAQLRDLDLSYGGLAFLSLEALEGLPGLVTLQIGGNPWVCGCTMEPLLKWLRNRVQRCTADSQLAECRGPPEVEGAPLFSLTEESFKACHLTLTLDDYLFIAFVGFVVSIASVATNFLLGITANCCHRWSKASEEEEI from the exons ATGGACACAGCCCCAGCCCCGATGGGCTCCCTTCAGCACCGCTCTTGCCAGCAGCCTAAGATGGGTGACACCTGGTCCCAGCTGCCCTGGCCTGGGCCCCCCCGCCCGGCCGTGCTGCTGGTCTCCCTCATCTTGGCCGCGGGGGTGATGCCCTCGGATGCCAGCACCAGCTGCCCGGTCCTCTGCACGTGCCACAACCAGGTGGTGGATTGCAGCAGCCAGCGGCTCTTCTCCGTGCCCCCGGACCTGCCCACGGACGCTCGCAACCTCAGCCTGGCCCACAACCGCATCGCCGCCGTGCCGCCCGGCTACCTCGCGTGCTACATGGAGCTCCGGGTGCTGGATTTGCGCAACAACTCCTTGGTCGAACTGCCCGCGGGCCTCTTCCTGCACGCCAAGCGCCTGGCACACCTGGACCTGAGCTACAACAACCTCAGCCACGTGCCGGCCGACATGTTCCAGGCTGCCCACGGCCTCGTGCACATCGACCTGAGCCACAACCCGGGGCTGCGGAGGGTGCACCCGCGGGCCTTCCAGGGCCTGGCGCAGCTCCGGGACCTGGACCTCAGCTATGGGGGCCTGGCCTTCCTCAGCCTCGAGGCTCTCGAGGGCCTGCCGGGGCTGGTGACCCTGCAGATTGGCGGCAACCCCTGGGTGTGCGGCTGCACCATGGAGCCCCTGCTGAAGTGGCTGCGGAACCGCGTCCAGCGCTGCACGGCGG ATTCTCAGCTGGCTGAGTGCCGGGGCCCCCCAGAAGTTGAGGGCGCCCCACTCTTCTCCCTGACCGAGGAGAGCTTCAAGGCCTGCCACTTGACCCTGACCCTGGATGATTACCTCTTCATCGCCTTCGTGGGTTTCGTGGTCTCCATCGCATCCGTGGCCACCAACTTCCTCCTGGGCATCACGGCCAACTGCTGCCACCGCTGGAGCAAGGCCAGCGAAGAGGAGGAGATTTGA